From the genome of Nicotiana tabacum cultivar K326 chromosome 2, ASM71507v2, whole genome shotgun sequence:
ATATTAACTATGcacaaatgcaaacaaacaaataaagagAAATTCCTAGAAATTCTACAAAAATCAAAGACAACTAGAaaactatttttgtgaattttgtaggaATATTTTCCGTAGGGCAAAAATTACATGCTAACAGCCTCTTAAGTTAAAAGATTATAAAATATGCAGAAATGCATTTGGTACGAAAGAAAAGGCTTCCATGGAGAATTTTTTGTGAAGAATGTTCTGTCTTAGGGAATCACTTTTTAATGTTTGGTTGATTATAAAAGTTGACAACATGCGGTAATCATAAAATGCGTAGGATAAGACACAAGAATAATGTTTTAATGATATTTTTTACTATTAAAGATTGACACAATCTAAGCGTTGATCGAGGCAAATGAGTGAAATTTGAGATATTAAAAAAAATGACGTTTGTCCACAAGCGATGGAAGTCATCTTATCCCTTTGGATAGTTCAAGGtaaccaaattcttaaaaatGTTTTCCTTGTGCTCCTTTAATTTCTTCTTGCTTTTCTTTTATAACTAAACAGAGCATTTATTTTATACACTAAATAGAGCAGAATGAATGTTGAGGATTCATAATAGCAAACTCAAACTAGCTTGGAATTTGTGTAGCTGTTGTTGTGGTTTTGATGTACCAACTATAGTTAGGTAAAGGTGGCAACTAAAGTTCGTTCAACAGCACAGCAGCATTTATTTCTGCCAACGGTCAATATGCTAAACATTGAGACTGAAATCAGCGAATAGTAGTTAAATGAAAAGTAAGGAAAATGGCAAGCTACAAAAAAAACAGGAAGTTCCCATCTGCAGAGCTAAAGGAAGAAATTGATGTCCAGTAATGAGGTTTAAGCTATAGAGTGGACCTTTTCTGTTTCCATTTTTCCCCAAATGATTTAGCTCAGACTTATTATTGGTGGATGCTTTCAGAGCAAGGTCCTCTTTGGTAAAGTAAGTGAATGATTGAACTCTTAAACACCATAGAACACTTTTTTATTTGATGAGTTCACAGCAAAATTTCAAAACTTATGTAACTAATAATTTCAGAACAAAGCATTAATATTAGGCCTAAGGTCAAAATTGAGACTTGAAACTACATTACTTTATCAGCTTGAGACATCTCTATTTAATTACCATAATAATTCTGTGACTCAAAAATAAACTATTAACTATGAAGAAGTCAGGCCTGGTATGACAATGAGCAACAATATTctaaaatgaaaaaggaatttgAGAATTCACCTGCAAAGATGCAATTGCGGTTTCACTATCCTTGAGTTTTTGCTCTTGCTCATCCATTAACACAGTCTTTGGCTCTAAGATAAACCTGAAAATAAAAGATTGTTCAAAGTGAGATAAATATAAAAGCAGCACAGAAATTTGAGAAATCCAGAATAATAATATATATGATCCACATCCCCTTGTCCTTTTTCAGATAACAGCAGGACATGATAGACTTCAGTTCAAAACTTACGTTCTTCCTGcaacaaaaagaaaatggaaCACGACAAAGTTAGAACTCTGGTCAAAATTATTTAAGTGAAATCAAAAAATTAACAAATCATCCAATCAATCAATCAGCTTTTTTCTCAATTCCGAAATGGTTTGGGTCAACTACATGAAAACTCATATATTTACTCCAGTGTATCCGAGGCTACATAATTCCAACACTAAATAATTGTTCTTTCAGGTATTCATCTAAACTGTGTCTTTTCAGGCAAATGTGAATTCTTTAAAACTAGAGGTTTTCTAAATCTCACACTTTTCCCTACACCTGATATCTAACCTGGCCAGAAAGACTCGTGCCAAATACTGAACCTAATGTAATTTAACAAACAAATCTTAATCCCTGCTAGTTGGTATCATATTTATGGATCTTTTACTTCCATTGTGTTTAGTTCTTAGAAAAATCTGCATTAATTTTACAAATTGTATGCCAATTGAAGCAACTTCCCTCCATTTAATTTTTATGCCACGTCCCTTGTAAGCACATTCAATCATCATAGTCACATCTACGGACCAATGCATTTGGAGGTATATAAGACACAGGCCAAACCATCTTAAATTACCTCTCATTTTGACCTCTATGAGTGCTACTTGCTTCGATATATAATTTCTGGTCTTGTTCAATATTGTATGACCACAGATGCATCTTAATAAACGAATACCGACAACACAGATTTTGCAAAATGTTGGGTCTTAAAGTACCCATATCCACTTTAATAAAACATTGTACAACTGTTCTATAaaacttcttttgttttttcaCTTTGTTAGGCTTTTTTCTGATCTCCATTAACCACAAGAACATTGCGATGTGATTTCTTAGAGAAACCAGTTCTTCTAAGTATTAATTTACCATTGATTCCTTTATTTGAATGGAAACTAATAGTTTGCCACTGATTAGATTAATGCGCTTGACCTGCGACGAAAGGAGAAGctacaaaagaaaatgaaatacacCAACCATTGTGAACCCCTTCATTTGTTTCAGTTATTTGGTTGGTGTAAAAAGTGAGaatagaatagaaagaacaaaATATTCAGACTATCAGATGAAGCCATCAAAACTAGCTTTGTCTAGACAACCAATTCAAACCAACTTTATCTTTCTTTTTAGAGCATACCTATGGCTTTGTAGGTATTAGTATCATCAGAGAGCTGCTTGAGTTCCTCCAATGTCAAAAAAGCACGCTTCTTTTCCGTTTCTTTAGTTCGCATCTGCGTTTGAACCTACAACGCCAAAACAACTCTTATTCACGTTAGATCACAATATATAAATATCTCAATCAACTAGTTCAATTGTGCCCAATCTTAAGCACTTCTTTtcccatttatttttatttaggatACAAAATCCAAAGGATCAGAAAACCAGAAATTATTCAATTTCTCCTCTAAGCACAAtaaaaattgtttcttttttatttaaatcGATCTCGCAGAGAAAAATTACTAATAAGTTTTCCTTACCTGCTTCAATTTCCCGGTAGTCTCAATCATGCGACCTTGAATTTCAATGAAAGCCTGTTGAAGGAAACAAATGGCAATTAATCCGAGCTATAATAAGTAAAAATCCGAACAAAAAAAAAGATACATAATTTTGAAAGGGAAAAGCTAATGATATCTTACGGCTCTATTTGCTTCGTCGGCCATTTTTCACCTTCAATTCCGAGTGCTGATACAGAAGCTGAAGCCCTAGTATATGATTCTACTTTCTGAAGCTGAGTGAGATTTGCCAACAAGAGAAGAGACTAACAGTGAAAAGTATGTTGTTGCTGTTACTTTGAGTTGATAATTCTGGCCCAATTCTTGTTTTGGGCCTTGATTTGTGGAAATTGCGGCGACTTTATTTGGGCCTCTCTACAACAAACTCATTCTAATATGGGAAGGGTAGTGCGTAGAAATGACACCAGTAGCCGCTCTAAAATAACtgttatttaggaattagtcaGTGTgtcctgaatttcagttttttaGTCTAATTTTTCAAGATAAAAATATCTTGAATTGAtctgaagttaagatttttagtttaaaatttcaggacaaaataaatACTCGTTAATTTCTAAATAGTATCCATAAAAATAGCTATTTGTGCACTTGCCCGGGTAGTGTGGGCACAATGTTGAATGTAGATTGGCTGTTTCCAATATATCCCCGgctaaagaaaacaaaaaatagtagCAACAAGCAGTTACTATTTGGGCCTCTCTCTTTGTGAGAAATATTTGTAATTATCTTATCgagtaaattaacaaaaaaattaaGGGATCTTTATACAAATACCCGACTGgattcattttctatttttcttaacCGATATAAATAGATCATATAATAACTATACACTAGttaaatatatattatacataaattatatatatattatgataCATCGGCTATATTTAGTTTAAACAGTTGGGTATGCCGACTATTCAGGTTAATTCTTCAAAAGGAGGTAATCTGTTTGAATGAAGCAATAATTTGCTACTTAGAAATAGATTTCTATTATATGGGGGTGGTgaccattttcttatggaatttaaATGCctttaataaaatgataaatgTAGCAAATTTATCAGGAAGTATTATATGTTGGTATAATATATTACCGTGTAATAGATAATTAATACATAAGAAACAATTTAGATCGATAAATCTGTCATAGAAGAACCAAATAAACTCAATGATATCCAAGTGTTGCATTTCAGACTTGATTGAGCTAGACCTAAATCAAGTTTAAATTAGATTCCTCTACAAAGTCATACTAGAATGATTCCCAAATGCAAAATTTTAAAAGCGACAATAGAGTTCATTTTATTAGTACGTGAAAGTTTCATTTTATAAAGGCAAGATAATTCTTTAATGACAATTGGATCCCTACATTGTTTATAACTTACACTCCTAAAGATGTAGAATATAGAAAAATGTTTATAATTCAAAGTTGGACGTGGAGTTTGATTTTTACAGTAAATTCGAAAGATGTAAATAATTTTCATCCAATTTTATTTGTCCAATAATATCTGAAAGTTTTTATAAAAGAAAATGATTAGCAAATATAAAGAGAAAATGGTATGAAGTGTGATTTCCTTAAAAATTATTGTTATACTAAAAGTTTACGAAAATTTCGTAATTCTATTCTTTAGTTGTTTCGTCAAATATACTTTTTTATGCAAATGTTTTCTTCTAAATAAATTGCAAACAACTATTTCCAAAAGTTGCCTTAACGGCAATAACATTTCTATTTAAACTAGATATTTGATGCTCGTGCAAAGCACGGACCCAACAATTCGAGTTGGACTGTATTAGTATTATATGTTCTTATCTGCAAATACACATAATAAAAGCCATTTCGTAAATTCAATTATATTTGGAGCAAATATGGATGAATAGATTTGTTTTGAATAGCATAAAGAAACTACTTTGTAATATTCTTTGATAGGAACAATGGGAGTCAATGGTATTTAGTGTAATTCATTATTTGAAATAGAAAGATTCAAGCATATAATATTTAGATTTTTATGCGAAACACATACCATATTCTTGCATGAAATATTAGAAACCACTGTTGAACTATATTACATAGCCACGCTTCAGATGCAGTATCTTCAAAACATCGGTTGTTCCTAATTCCCTTCCAAATTGTGACGAGCAAGTACAATATTTATGTTTGTTTCCCTACATTAATCTTCCTTCCTAGCCAGCTTCTGGTATATAGTTGATACAGATTATAGGTTCTGTCATAATCAGTTACGATATCATAAATTTGTATAACATGAAAACTTGAATCAAACAAAAAGATATGTCATTCCCAAGCATACATTAATTTTTACCCAAACAGAAGGAAGGAAAACAACCTTTTAACACCAAATCATCTCGCACTAGCATGTAATTAAGGTTTCATATTGTGATCAAATATTCCAAAGCCTTTATTTgtgaaaacaaagaagaaaaaagatgcATATCCAGCAGGGAGCTTGGAACGATAGAGAACCTAGACTCTTGTCTTAGGTTTCAAAGAAAAACTTATGCTTACATGATTACTtggggaaaaaaaattaaaactctaCGATGCGTAGCAAACACCATACCACTTAACTTAGTCAAACTGGATCAGTTTTAAGACTGTCTAAACCCATGAGTTTGTTGGTAAGGTAAAAAATGCAGCAGTCAAGAAGTACCGACAcctttttattttgtatattcaGAAGGAATTACGTGCTTGAATAATTATGTCACATATTACCCCTCAAGATGTATAGTGATAAGACAGCCTTGTATGATACATGAATGAAAGAGTAGTTCATGTTAAAATGCCAGCCTCCCACTCATATAATGCTTTCGGGAGAAGACAATTTTGTTGGATAgcatttataacaatttccactTATAAAGCTAAAAGTATTATTCATGAACCCTAAAAAAAAGTTTACATTTCATCAGTTATAAGactgaaaaataatttcatgATCCTTGAAAAAAACTATAGTACAATAAACTTTCATTAAGAAACAAGATCAAACTATCTCTTGAGAAACTGTTTTGACTGAACTAACACAAATTCTTTGTAAGAATTTTGCATGATTTTCCTCCTGaaagaggaaaagaaataaaggataAAACTATCGGTACATTCTAACAAAAGGGACTTCCACTATGGTATACTCTTTAGAATAAAGGCAACAGGAAAAGAACCAAAGTAAAACGAGCATAAGGATATCAAACCAAAATCCTAGTAATTTATTATAAAGACTTATTTACATATGCAACGAAACCAGAGAATTAAACTTCAGCTACTATTCATGAAAACTCGGAGAGCAAGGGAATAAAGgtttttaattctttctttcatcTTTTATAGATAAAACTGATAATACC
Proteins encoded in this window:
- the LOC107789137 gene encoding prefoldin subunit 1, with the translated sequence MADEANRAAFIEIQGRMIETTGKLKQVQTQMRTKETEKKRAFLTLEELKQLSDDTNTYKAIGRTFILEPKTVLMDEQEQKLKDSETAIASLQTSKEYLEKHLAEVENNLRELLQQDPGLARQIMTMSVA